A single Crateriforma conspicua DNA region contains:
- a CDS encoding App1 family protein has translation MDQPQAHWQDSFHQWARHLASDVDDAFDAGLRKLRKRYGRPGTPQLYPYLGHATRQSIHLSGRVLRNPPLDPDFRNDRWWDNMLDAVRRFASDEVPGVVVRANVGDQDARATSDREGYFHLEVPRVGESAGPIPYWSSAVLRIEGSRSSGVVSPVVCPFVTVPPSARFAVVSDVDDTILHTGATSLMTMAKLTFFGNARTRAPLDGVAGLYQWLQGDDQFDVDPINPIFYVSSSPWNLHDLLSDFLELNSIPAGPLLLRDLGIDRDKFIKSGHDHKKVKALRLMNDYPDLPFILIGDSGQEDARLYAEIAAEHPDRIAAILIRDVDPDQISHHDEKVDVHVRRCDELGVPMYLIKDSIDAARRLIDQGLMSTQHLSRIEAATARDRQRSATPFQP, from the coding sequence ATGGATCAACCGCAAGCACATTGGCAGGATTCCTTTCACCAGTGGGCGCGTCATCTGGCATCGGACGTCGATGACGCGTTTGACGCCGGACTTCGTAAGCTTCGCAAACGATATGGCAGACCCGGAACGCCACAGCTTTATCCCTATCTGGGGCACGCGACCCGGCAATCGATTCACTTGAGCGGGCGTGTGCTGCGGAACCCGCCGCTGGATCCCGATTTTCGCAATGACCGCTGGTGGGACAACATGCTGGACGCCGTGCGTCGGTTTGCATCCGACGAAGTCCCTGGCGTGGTCGTTCGTGCCAATGTTGGTGATCAAGATGCTCGGGCGACCAGCGACCGGGAAGGCTATTTCCATCTGGAAGTTCCACGCGTCGGCGAATCCGCCGGGCCGATTCCGTATTGGTCATCCGCGGTGTTGCGGATCGAAGGTTCACGGAGCTCGGGTGTCGTTTCACCCGTTGTTTGCCCCTTCGTCACGGTGCCACCATCGGCACGTTTTGCGGTGGTCAGCGACGTCGACGATACGATTTTGCACACCGGTGCGACCAGCCTGATGACCATGGCCAAGTTGACGTTTTTTGGCAATGCGCGAACTCGAGCACCGCTGGATGGCGTGGCCGGGCTTTACCAGTGGTTGCAAGGCGATGACCAGTTTGACGTCGACCCGATCAACCCGATCTTTTACGTGTCCAGTTCGCCTTGGAACTTACACGACTTGTTATCGGACTTCTTGGAGTTGAATTCCATTCCCGCCGGTCCGCTGTTATTGCGAGATCTGGGAATCGACCGTGACAAGTTCATCAAGTCAGGTCATGACCACAAAAAGGTCAAAGCGTTGCGGTTGATGAACGACTATCCCGATTTGCCTTTCATCCTGATTGGTGACTCTGGACAGGAAGACGCCAGACTGTATGCCGAGATCGCCGCCGAGCATCCGGATCGCATTGCCGCCATCTTGATTCGTGATGTGGATCCTGATCAGATCAGCCATCATGATGAAAAGGTCGATGTGCACGTTCGTCGCTGCGATGAATTGGGCGTACCGATGTACCTGATCAAAGACAGCATCGACGCCGCGCGGCGTTTGATTGATCAAGGTCTGATGTCGACGCAGCACCTGTCTCGAATCGAAGCGGCCACCGCACGTGACAGGCAACGGTCGGCGACGCCGTTTCAGCCCTGA
- a CDS encoding COG1361 family protein, which yields MTSMGRSLAMFATVVATATAIQAQNNESSMRTGDGLIAVHTSWPEEVRVGDSFSYTVDVENVSDNVTLHAIKLAQKNMQGVSIDSVAMQGDKADQPSGDQASGNQSSQDKSKKQNNQRSNKNNTLSIATLKPGETKTFDIQATADKQGELRSCLEIVDYKPAMCVTARAVKPQLELTKVAPKTANRCNTIELEYALKNGGTGDVGPITITDSLGKGLATIDGESELKFDIDGLKAGDTRRFVARVYASKTGEFSSRATAKADDTDLKSRSQKTTTKVVAADLAANVDGPNRLYGDELAQFTATITNRGDATAEDVRVKVMWPQDANLVDLSDPQMNRAKKQNNNGNESKSNQNGSSDTGSNNNESSNNRDQNAQMADRTLTIDRLEPGQSATFDYAIRPGELDSVMTKVVATNVCTVDAAEDQDNATSRASSTATANTKIVRLAALQLTVVDDEDPVKKGDEVVYTIRVWNEGDAPDQNVKLSARLPEQLSFVQADGPTEVKSEGNHVVFQPIETLKPGDEVTYTVTAKGDGNGPTQMQAELVSNELDGRIRAEEPTRIFQR from the coding sequence GTGGGTGATTCTTTTTCATACACCGTGGACGTTGAAAACGTTTCCGACAATGTGACCTTGCATGCCATCAAGTTGGCGCAGAAAAACATGCAAGGCGTCAGCATTGATTCGGTTGCCATGCAAGGCGACAAAGCCGATCAACCATCTGGCGACCAAGCATCCGGCAACCAGTCTTCGCAAGACAAGTCGAAGAAACAGAACAACCAACGATCGAACAAGAACAACACTCTGTCGATCGCGACGTTGAAGCCCGGCGAAACCAAGACCTTCGACATTCAGGCGACCGCGGACAAACAGGGCGAACTACGCAGCTGTTTGGAAATCGTCGACTACAAGCCGGCGATGTGTGTGACCGCGCGTGCCGTCAAACCGCAATTGGAGCTGACCAAAGTCGCCCCCAAGACCGCGAATCGGTGCAACACGATCGAATTGGAATACGCCTTGAAGAACGGCGGAACCGGCGACGTCGGCCCAATCACGATCACCGATTCGCTAGGCAAAGGCTTGGCAACGATCGATGGCGAAAGCGAGCTTAAATTCGACATCGATGGTCTGAAAGCCGGCGACACTCGGCGCTTCGTCGCTCGGGTTTACGCGTCGAAAACGGGCGAATTCAGCAGTCGTGCGACCGCCAAGGCCGACGACACCGATTTGAAGTCACGCAGCCAAAAGACGACGACCAAAGTTGTCGCCGCCGACTTGGCCGCCAATGTCGATGGCCCCAATCGTCTGTACGGCGACGAACTGGCTCAATTCACCGCCACGATCACCAACCGCGGTGATGCGACGGCCGAAGACGTCCGCGTAAAAGTGATGTGGCCGCAAGACGCCAACCTGGTCGATCTGAGCGATCCGCAAATGAATCGTGCCAAGAAGCAGAACAACAACGGCAACGAATCGAAGTCGAACCAAAACGGTTCTTCCGACACCGGTTCAAACAACAACGAATCGTCGAACAACCGCGATCAAAACGCCCAGATGGCCGATCGCACGCTGACGATTGACCGATTGGAACCCGGCCAATCCGCCACGTTCGACTATGCCATTCGCCCCGGCGAACTGGACAGCGTGATGACCAAAGTCGTCGCCACGAATGTTTGTACCGTTGACGCCGCCGAAGACCAAGACAATGCCACCTCGCGTGCATCGTCGACTGCCACCGCGAATACCAAGATTGTGCGTCTGGCTGCTCTGCAATTGACCGTCGTGGACGACGAAGATCCGGTCAAGAAGGGCGACGAAGTGGTTTACACCATTCGCGTTTGGAACGAAGGCGATGCGCCCGATCAAAATGTGAAGCTGTCGGCTCGATTGCCCGAGCAACTCTCCTTCGTCCAAGCCGATGGGCCGACGGAAGTGAAGTCCGAAGGCAACCACGTCGTCTTTCAACCGATCGAAACGCTGAAGCCCGGTGATGAAGTCACCTACACTGTGACCGCCAAGGGCGACGGGAATGGCCCGACTCAAATGCAAGCCGAACTGGTCAGCAATGAATTGGACGGTCGGATCCGCGCAGAAGAACCGACGCGTATCTTTCAACGCTAA
- a CDS encoding esterase/lipase family protein: MPKIEFPTTGLILIPGFMSPAWMMRPLHRALRDRFATTVLFDYPRVFSNLSKTVGQLRDRIDAGPVDRWVLVTHSFGDWVARAALACRDHSESPKVIKAVSIAPVIDAVPMARRVRPLLGRFSQEIRIMSDRQAVQSDYPPNVQRIVLWTRWEWLMKAPPSDLHELKTINATHNSVLFQPAGIAAVRGAIQELCGTSTAVQGIAATV, translated from the coding sequence ATGCCCAAAATCGAATTTCCCACGACCGGTCTGATTCTGATACCTGGATTCATGTCACCCGCCTGGATGATGCGTCCGCTGCACCGGGCACTGCGTGACAGATTCGCGACCACCGTGCTGTTCGACTATCCCCGCGTGTTTTCGAATCTGTCAAAGACCGTCGGGCAACTACGAGATCGAATCGACGCCGGACCAGTCGATCGCTGGGTCTTGGTCACTCATTCCTTTGGCGACTGGGTGGCACGTGCTGCTCTGGCATGTCGCGACCATTCCGAATCGCCCAAGGTGATCAAGGCTGTGTCCATCGCACCGGTCATCGATGCCGTTCCGATGGCACGACGGGTGCGACCACTGTTGGGTCGATTCAGCCAGGAAATCCGCATCATGTCGGACCGCCAAGCAGTGCAATCGGATTATCCGCCGAACGTCCAGCGGATCGTTCTGTGGACGCGTTGGGAATGGCTGATGAAGGCCCCGCCGAGTGATTTGCATGAGCTGAAAACGATCAATGCAACGCACAACTCGGTGTTATTTCAACCGGCGGGTATCGCGGCGGTACGCGGGGCCATTCAAGAATTGTGTGGCACATCGACCGCCGTCCAGGGAATCGCGGCAACCGTGTGA